Proteins encoded within one genomic window of Flavobacterium oreochromis:
- a CDS encoding tetratricopeptide repeat protein, producing MHLSHDEEDYSLSLSKFESMLKTNKVLFFDSEEFEDIILHYMDIGKPSLAKKALKLGLEQHPKSFGLKLVQVEMLIFEDKLEQAEKLLNDLYAIEPTNEEVFIQKANICSKRDDHKQAVEFLKTALQYTDDYADVHNLLGMEYLFMDELELAKKHFIACLEEEPQEQSGLYNVIYCFEFLEQYQEAISFLKNYIEVNPYSEIAWHQLGRLNFTIQQYQDAYIAFDYATVIDDQFMGAFMEKAKALERLARYEEAIWNYQETIRLEDPTSYALLRIGKCFEKLGNNTEALNYYNQTVHEDPLLDKGWIAITDFYIRQENYQKALYYANKALSIDAENPFYWKRYAAINKELSLFEEAQEGYKKAVELGDTELDTILFWADTQLFIGEYQAAIETLVKANTLFSDHYEIEYRLAGLYYTTNNLTKGLYHLTNALHHNLKMISILEELFPTVFELQIVQETIIKFNK from the coding sequence ATGCATTTGAGTCACGATGAAGAAGATTATAGTTTATCCTTATCAAAATTTGAATCAATGTTAAAAACCAATAAGGTTTTGTTTTTTGATTCAGAAGAGTTTGAGGATATTATCCTCCATTATATGGATATTGGTAAACCTAGTTTAGCTAAAAAAGCATTAAAATTAGGACTAGAACAACACCCTAAATCATTTGGATTAAAGTTAGTTCAAGTTGAAATGTTAATATTTGAAGACAAACTTGAACAGGCTGAAAAGCTACTCAATGATCTATATGCTATTGAACCCACAAATGAAGAAGTCTTCATACAAAAAGCAAATATTTGCTCTAAAAGAGATGATCATAAACAAGCCGTTGAATTTCTAAAAACAGCCCTACAATATACAGATGACTATGCTGATGTTCATAACCTCTTAGGGATGGAGTATTTATTTATGGATGAACTAGAATTAGCAAAAAAACATTTTATTGCTTGTCTAGAAGAAGAACCCCAAGAACAATCAGGACTGTATAATGTTATTTACTGTTTTGAATTTTTAGAACAATACCAAGAAGCCATTTCATTCCTAAAAAACTATATAGAAGTAAATCCTTATAGCGAAATAGCTTGGCATCAATTAGGTAGATTAAACTTTACCATACAACAATATCAAGATGCCTACATAGCCTTTGACTATGCAACAGTTATTGACGATCAATTCATGGGAGCCTTCATGGAAAAAGCCAAAGCATTAGAGCGTTTAGCACGCTATGAAGAAGCTATTTGGAATTATCAAGAAACCATTCGATTAGAAGATCCTACCTCTTATGCTTTATTACGAATAGGTAAATGTTTTGAAAAATTAGGAAATAATACAGAAGCATTAAATTATTATAATCAAACTGTTCATGAAGACCCCCTTCTAGATAAAGGATGGATTGCTATAACAGATTTTTATATCCGACAAGAAAACTACCAAAAAGCACTTTATTATGCTAATAAAGCCCTTAGTATAGATGCAGAAAACCCTTTCTATTGGAAACGTTATGCAGCCATAAATAAAGAACTATCATTATTTGAAGAAGCACAAGAAGGATACAAAAAAGCAGTAGAATTAGGTGATACAGAATTAGATACTATTTTATTTTGGGCCGACACTCAATTATTTATTGGTGAGTACCAAGCCGCTATCGAAACCCTAGTAAAAGCTAATACCCTATTTTCTGATCATTATGAAATAGAATATCGATTAGCAGGCTTATACTATACAACTAATAACCTAACCAAAGGTCTTTATCATTTAACAAATGCTTTACATCACAATCTCAAAATGATAAGTATATTAGAAGAACTATTTCCTACTGTATTTGAATTACAAATAGTACAAGAAACAATAATTAAATTTAACAAATAA
- a CDS encoding acyl-CoA thioesterase, which produces MRYKTHKWVRPEDLNANGTLFGGKLLSWIDDEAALYSIVILKNNKIVTKFMSEINFMSSARQGDIIEIGLDIVKFGKTSITMKCEVKNIMTKATIITVDSITMVNLDSFGQPANHGKKQSDLALDEKNV; this is translated from the coding sequence ATGAGATATAAGACACACAAATGGGTTAGACCAGAAGATTTAAATGCAAATGGAACTCTTTTTGGAGGAAAATTATTATCATGGATAGATGACGAGGCTGCACTCTATTCAATTGTTATTTTGAAAAATAATAAAATAGTTACGAAGTTTATGTCTGAAATCAACTTTATGAGCTCTGCCAGACAAGGTGATATTATAGAAATAGGTTTAGATATTGTTAAGTTTGGAAAAACATCTATAACAATGAAATGTGAAGTAAAAAATATTATGACAAAAGCTACTATTATTACAGTAGATTCTATTACAATGGTTAATTTAGATAGTTTCGGTCAACCAGCTAATCACGGTAAAAAGCAGTCTGATTTAGCTTTAGACGAAAAAAATGTTTAA